From Phycisphaeraceae bacterium, the proteins below share one genomic window:
- a CDS encoding adenine phosphoribosyltransferase — protein MQIASLIRDVPDWPKPGIVFKDITPLLGHPAGLAMAVELMANPYRGIGIDLVAGAESRGFIFGTAIAQSLSAGFIPIRKPRKLPYKTAAIEYDLEYGKDTLEIHSDAVKKGQRILMVDDLMATGGTMKACCDLISGLGGEIAGITVLIELTFLSGRDKLKSYGDLHAVVKY, from the coding sequence ATGCAAATCGCCTCCCTGATCCGTGACGTGCCCGACTGGCCCAAACCCGGCATCGTCTTTAAGGATATTACTCCCCTGCTGGGTCATCCCGCCGGTCTGGCGATGGCGGTCGAGCTGATGGCCAATCCCTACCGCGGCATCGGAATCGATCTGGTCGCCGGGGCCGAGAGCCGGGGGTTCATCTTCGGCACCGCGATCGCGCAGTCGCTGTCGGCGGGGTTTATCCCCATTCGCAAACCTCGGAAACTTCCCTATAAGACCGCCGCCATCGAGTACGACCTTGAGTATGGCAAGGATACTCTCGAAATCCATTCCGACGCGGTGAAAAAAGGTCAGCGTATCCTCATGGTGGACGACCTGATGGCCACGGGCGGCACCATGAAAGCCTGCTGCGATCTCATCAGCGGGCTGGGCGGAGAGATTGCAGGCATCACGGTCCTGATCGAGCTGACGTTTCTCTCCGGTCGTGACAAGCTCAAGTCTTATGGTGATCTACA